GTATCGGTTTTATGTTCTCTTTCTAGAAAAAAGAAGCAGACATATTTAGCAATTTTCACTGCTGATAACTAAGTTATGTTGAAATCAGATTGTTCTCGGTGGTCTAAGATGATTGTGTGTCTCCGTCAAAACCCAGTTTGCATACCTTTCTAGACAGTGATTACCTTCAAGtgtaatgtttttcatttcacCTTTCACAAGAAACTCTGATCACAACTTATGGATGGTGCAGGGTGCATGGCCGCCTTGGATGCAGAGCATTACTTACAGGAGATTGGATCTCAAAAAGGTAAGAGTGATTAGAGATTGGATGCTGTGTCATTTGCAGAACCGTCAAACAGATGATATTGATGAGGGAGTTTTTTTATGTGCGTTTGCAGTTGAACTTGGTCAAGTTGTAAGAGCAACTCCACTCACGGTATATAATGGAGCATCTACGAGTACTCCATTCACGGTATATAATGGAGCATCTAGGAGTACTCCATTCACGGTATATAATGGAGTATCTACGAGTACTCCATTCACGGTAGATAATGGAGAAACTACGGGTAGAaggtaacaaaataaatgaaaaacttGAGAACCTTTTTTTGGTCGAAAATACAATACCCAATATGATAATATGGGTGGAGAAGACAATGATCCGAACAAAACTAAGAGCACAACAATGATTGTAGGGAAACAAGATGCAAGTGGAGCCCAGCTGAAGATGTTGTTCTTATTAATGCGTGGTTAAATacagacaaatatataattgtggCTACTGATCAAAGAGCTTCTTCTTTTTGGAAAAGAATTGCTGCATATTATTCATCAAGTCCTGCAGCTGCAAGTCTACCAAAGCGAGAAAGCAGTCACTGTAAGCAAAGGTGGCAGAAAATAAATGATAGTGTTTGCAAGTTTGTTGAATGCTATGATCATGCTTTGAGACAAAGAACTAGTGGCCAGTCTGAAGATGATGTTGTCCAAGTTTCATACCAATTCTACTTCGACGATTGCAAAAAGAGATTCACGCTTGAACATGCATGGAGGAAGCTCCGTCATAGTCAAAAATGGTATAGTTACATCTCTAAATGTTCCAAGAGTAGTGGAAGTTCAAAACGAGCAAAATTGGATGAAGGGGGCACATTTTCTTCAAGCTCTAATACAAAAAGTAACGTAGATGAACACGCTATGGCTCGTCCTATTGGTGTGAAGTCATCAAAGGGCGAAGGGGAGATTGTTGTTACTAAAACAACAAATGAAGAGAATGTTGTTACTACTAAAACAACAAATGAAGAAAGGGAGTCCAACTCTCGATCAAGGCTAGAGAACTTGTGGGCTCTAAATGAGAAAGATATAGCTGAGAGAAATAAACTATCAAGGATAGAGCTGCTTAGAAGCCTTCTGGGAAAAACAGAAAAACtttcagaaaaagaagaaactttGAAGAACAAACTCATCGATGAAATGTTGTAATGTTAAGCTTAAGCTTGTATTGTTTATCGCGcaacttatattatatttttgtaatatatgCTGTAGGTAAGGTGTTATATTCGCGTGCAAAGACTTTCTCTTGatcattatcttttttttttttttgtcaacctctTGATCATTATCTCCATCTTTGTAATAAACACTTTCTAAGGTCAAGTAAGCAAActtcttcaaattcaaaaataataataaaagaatcTCTACAAGAATTTGGaagttttgttcaaaataaggaaagaactttaaaaaaaaaaaaagtatgctAAACGATG
This genomic stretch from Brassica napus cultivar Da-Ae chromosome C9, Da-Ae, whole genome shotgun sequence harbors:
- the LOC106400883 gene encoding thioredoxin reductase 2 isoform X1; amino-acid sequence: METHKTKVCIVGSGPAAHTAAIYAARAELTPLLFEGWMANDIAPGGQLTTTTDVENFPGFPDGILGVDLVAKFRKQSERFGTKIFTETVNKVDFSSKPFKLFTNTRTVLADSVIVSTGAVAKRLSFPGSGEGAGGFWNRGISACAVCDGAAPIFRDKPLVVIGGGDSAMEEANFLTKYGSKVYIIHRRDTFRASKIMQKRALSNPKIEVILNGSVVEAYGDENGKGVLGGLKVKNVVTGDVSDLKASGLFFAIGHEPATKFLDGQLELDEDGYVVTKPGTTKTSVAGVFAAGDVQDKKYRQAITAAGTGCMAALDAEHYLQEIGSQKVELGQVVRATPLTVYNGASTSTPFTVYNGASRSTPFTVYNGVSTSTPFTVDNGETTGRRETRCKWSPAEDVVLINAWLNTDKYIIVATDQRASSFWKRIAAYYSSSPAAASLPKRESSHCKQRWQKINDSVCKFVECYDHALRQRTSGQSEDDVVQVSYQFYFDDCKKRFTLEHAWRKLRHSQKWYSYISKCSKSSGSSKRAKLDEGGTFSSSSNTKSNVDEHAMARPIGVKSSKGEGEIVVTKTTNEENVVTTKTTNEERESNSRSRLENLWALNEKDIAERNKLSRIELLRSLLGKTEKLSEKEETLKNKLIDEML